The window GGgcagcctgggccctgggccttCCCTGCTGGAGTGGGGGGGCCTGCTGGGGTGGCACAACCCAGCCCCCTGGGCTATTAGACAGGGGCTGGGGCTGTCCTTCCCTTTCTGCCAGTCCCCAGGGAGAGGGGCTCTGAGAGGGAAGAGGGATCTGGTTCCAGCCCCGGGGGCCTCCCAGCCGACAGCTCAGCGGGGAGGGAGGCCAGGGGGAGCCCCAGTGCCTCAGAGTTCTGACGCTCTCACACCCCATGGGGCTCCTGGATGTGGGGTGGGGCCCACCTCTTCCCCTATCCTGCCCAGGGATGGGTGGGGTCCAGCTCCAGGgctccccctcccctgcctgctTCCCACCAGACTgcacccccttccccacctgctccccctcccctgcctgctCCCCACCAGTGTCACTGGTTCtcctctttacacctcaaacctgtgatctctGTCAGAAAAGCCTGAGCCTTATCAGATTGTGGTTCAGTCAGTTTGGGCTTCTTTCCagcaacctcccactcaattaggagtatagggacagataatagtttaaaagtaaagagcccTCAAGACAGGAATTCACCTTTAATTCATtgttactaaaggagcacttaagctaaaaggaacaagtttacaatgtaaaaattaattgacacattaccaagcctgggagcccatGCTCCTCCAGacgcagctggacatgagatcacaGAGCTCCCCTAGTCTcaattacagaaaatttataacCCCTGATTTAGAGTAAttttaagtcatattctatttttacattaaatgatgcttcatgatcACTAATGTCTCACAAAGTGAAGCATCTCAACCCATGAGTTGTTCAAGATCAAAAGAGGGTAtccacattatcagagacttagccttgaatgcccaGAAAACTCTACTGacaatatttttactaattaagttatgatttctgtaagagtaatacaacatatttttacttatataaaaattagaaaagagattactattacttgtctctaacttgttaatacagtttttcttattttattctatcattagtttagccattacatcatattgataaacatgcATCTGATTTGGACTGTATTCAaacttgctacattatttacaacttctctatgattaaagtaacagctgcagcccatcctgtttCCACAGAGCACCAGGTGGTTACATGTTATCTGTATCTAAGAAGgctgagagggcctttctgctttcttaaaaAATGTTCACAGTTCTTTTAACCAATCAGCTTCTgcttcagtataattttctaatgtGGGACTTGAAGGGTAtaaatcatctgtcccagttactaTAGtcaggcctttccactttttatcatttggaaattgtacttgagtgtttttaggtaaaagttctgttaaatatgcttctatctCAGAAGGGATAACTGGTTCTTTACTATCAGGACAGAAATCACGAGGTGGTCTATGAGGGCAGCATGGAGAGAAGGGGGCAGCGCCCTCAGTGCTGGGTTCCTCAGTGGAGATATTCTCCCGGGACACCAGACTGCTCCCCTCCGCCTtctgctcccctccctgcctgctCCCCCTGACCCCCTCCTCCTGTCTTGCAGCCCCCAGCCCATGAAGCAGTGCAACTTGAGCGGGGATCCCTGGCCGCAGGTGGTCGCCCACATCTTCTACGCCTACCTGGGCACGCTGCTGGTCGTCGGGCTGCTGCTTAACGGCGTGGCGCTGTGGGTGTTCTGCTGCCGCATGCGGACGTGGACGGAGACGCGCGTCTACATGACCAACCTGGCCGTGGCCGACGTCTGCCTGCTCTGCGCCCTGCCCTTCATGCTGCGCTCCCTGCAGCAGCAGTCGGCCGAGGACACGCTGTTCTGCCAGCTCTCCCAGGGCATCTACCTGGCCAACAGGTACATGAGCATCAGCCTGATCACCGCCATCGCCGTGGACCGTTACGTGGCCGTGCGGCACCCACTGCGCGCCCGCAGGCTCCGCTCCCCTCGCCAGGCTGCGGCCGTGTGCGCCGTGCTCTGGCTGCTGGTGGGCAGCTCCCTGGTGGCGCGCTGGGCCCTGGGGGTGCAGGAAGGCGGCTTCTGCTTCGGCAGGTCCACCAGGCTCAGCTCCAGCTCCGTGATCATCTCCCTGCTCGGCTTCTACCTGCCGCTGGCCGTGCTGGCCTTCTGCTCCCTGCAGGTGGTGACCGGCCTGGCCCGGCGGCCGGCGGCTGACGCGGGGCAGCAGGAGGCCACCCACAAGGCCGCCTGCATGGTCTGGGCAAACCTGGCCGTGTTTGTGGTCTGCTTCCTGCCCATGCACGTGGTGCTGACTGTGCGCCTGGCGGCTGGTTGGCAGAGCTGCGACATCCGCCCCATCTTCATTGCTAGCCGGCTCTCCGACGCCAACTGCTGTCTGGACGCCATCTGCTACTACTTCATGGCCAGGGAGTTCCAGGAGGCATCCCCGCTGCCTGCGCTGCCTAGTGCCAAGGCCCACAGGAGCCAGGACTCCGGGTGTGTGACCCTTGCCTCAGAGGCCAGCTCTTGGGGTCCCAGGACGTGCCAGGACAGGCTCTGAGCTGGTGGGCCATGGGGAGGACAGAGCCTGGGTGGGCGGCGCCCCGCCCTGGGCTGGGAGAGGCAGGGGGCGAGGGCGAGGGGCTGATCCCGGGGAGTGGGGACTGGCCACAGCCCTGCACGCCCAGATCTGGGTACCCGGGCTCTGGGGGGAGTGGCTGCCAGGCCAGGCGAGGAGTGACGGCGGCCGGCTGCTGGCGCCCAGGGGGCTGGGAATAAAGCTCCTTGTTACTGAGCTGTCCTGCATGGGCCTCTGTGTTGCCCCCACCACGGGGTGGAAGGGACAGAGCAGGGAGACTGCAGGGCCCAGGCCACCTTCCCCGGCGCTCGAGAGGAAGCCTCTGGCCTGTGTCCcatgcccctgccccagcccttggCTGGCTGGGGGTCCAGCAGGGGCTCAAAAGGCCCCGCTTGGAAGGGTCTGCTTGGAAGGGCCCTGAGCGGGGGCTAATGAGCTGCCGTCACTGCCCTCAGCTGCTTGATTTCTAAAGAGGCCCCATGTCCTCACTGCACACTGGGACTGAGCCCGGCCCCTCCCTCGGCCCCACACCCCACAGCCCAGGGGGGTCTTCCGGGACCTTGATGGTCCCTCAGGGACCAAAGTCAGGAGATGGGCCTGAGCCTGCAGTCCTTGCCCCGGGCAGCCCCCAGATCCTGGGGTCCAGCCCCTCCACCCACTGCTTGCCACAACCCAGGGGAGCCCAGGCAGAGCCCCCCTGCCCTCTGAACTTCAACCCCACCTCGGCCTGCCCTTGCAGTGGCACCAGCCTCCCTCCCATCCACGCACTCGTCACAGGTTCTCAGAGCTGCCCAGCTCCTGGGCCAGGCCCCCACCTGCCCTCAGCCCCTCCTCAGCCCCTCTGCCCAGCCCCGGCCCCCCAGCCTGCGGTCCTGCCCCAAACCAGTGCTCAGGGAGCAGGGACAGGTAAACGCAGGCCTCAGCTCCCCCCTCGGTGGACCCCCACCCACTCCTTCCTCCACCCTGCCTACACCCCAGCCGAGTGACCTGCAGACCCCAAGGAACGGCCACTGGCCAGCTTCCCTCCTGGTGCCCTGGCCTGCAGCCTGCCCCGCGCCCCCCGCCCAGGGCTCCCTCACGGTTCCCTGGCCTCCACCCCATCCTCCAGGCCCTCCCCGGAAAACCTTCCCTGTTCTCATCACCCCTGCTCTGTGCCCACACCTGGCCTTGGCCTGGGGAGAGCCACACCGGGAGTGTCCCTCTCCCCTGACTCCTACCACCCTCACCCTCCGGGATTTTCATTTTGTGAGGCACCAAGAAGTCCAAGACTGGCTCTTCCAGGATGGGGTTCCAGCTGGGGGGCCGGCTGGGCGGGGGCTGGGGCGGCTGCTGGCCTTGATGGTGGCTTCTGCgaccccagtgttcagggaggTCCAAGCCCCCCCGGGCCGGAGATGCGGGGTCCATGGTAGCTACGTGGCTCTGGGCTGGGGCCCCCCTCCCCGACAGGTGCCCCCGGAGCGTGAGAGCGGAAGGACAGGGAGGGTGCgtcctggtggggagggggcagcagccCTCGGGGCCCACCTGCCTCCTCGTGGGTGCACGGGGCCTCCCGGCTCTGGACACACCGGCCTTGGCCCTCTGCTCCCCCAGGGCTCTGCTGCCCCCTTGCTGGGTGAAGGGCTCGtggacccctccccccaccctcccggCCCGGGCACAGCGAAGGCAATGGACTCCCACTAAGAGCGACGGGTGCAGGAAACGGGACAAAGGACTTCATCATCATCGAGCGTCCCAACACCTGACTTCTGAGCTCTGgtcaccaccccccaccctgagTGCCCTGTGTCGCCATCTGGGCTCCAGGCTGGGCCAGGCCAAGCGGAAGAGCCTTCCTCCTGCAGGAGACCCCAGACCCCCAGGCTTGCGGCTGCCCCTGCTTGTCCGAGTCGGGTTTGGTCTGTGATTTTCACACAGAGATGGAAGGTGTTAGTTCCAGCTCAGGCTCCTGCCACCGAAGCTGGGAGGCCTGAGTCGTTTGGATCTTTTCTTAactctgttctctttttccttgggACATAACGATGCACAACAAAGTACTCGGCTTGGGTTTTTACTCAGTTGCTGTGCTGGGAATATTCGATCTGAGAACCGCAGTCCCCCAGTTCTAGGAAAGGGGCTTGTCTTCCTTCTGCGATAACCTCCCTCCCATCGATCTCGTTCTTTCCGGGACTCCAGTTCATCCGAGACTGGGGCTCCTGGacggatctttttttttttgtttcctgctGTCCGTCCCTTTGAAGTCTTGTTCTACCTTCTGGTGGTATCTCCTGATCTTTATTTTCAAACTCTCTATCGATTCCTTATTTTGATGATTATGCAGGAGCTCTTTCTCGGTGTTCGGTGACTGCTTCTTAAAAACAGCCCCTGCCTCTGCTCTGCCCGTGCAGGGTCCTCTCAGATCTCTCCGAGGATAACGCAGTTATTTTTCCAAGTCCCCCTGGCTCCCTTCGTCATCTGggtccttttccttctttctggtcCTTTCTTCCCTGTTGAAGACCCCCGAGTACTGGTGATCTTTGGCTGTCTTCGGGGGCTGACAGACGCCGTGGCGTCCACGTGTGGTGAGAAGGCAGCTGGCCGGGACCTCGGTGTGCTGAGTCTGCTCCGGGGCTCCTCAGCTTCTCCAGGAAGGCTCTTCCTGCCCCTCCGGGGGTGCGGCCGGGCTGCGGTGGTCCGGGGCAGAAGGGGCTGCAACAAGGCCATAGCAGGGAGACTTTGCTTCATCTCCTG of the Choloepus didactylus isolate mChoDid1 chromosome 9, mChoDid1.pri, whole genome shotgun sequence genome contains:
- the GPR35 gene encoding G-protein coupled receptor 35 isoform X3 codes for the protein MEKLRFVYCPQPMKQCNLSGDPWPQVVAHIFYAYLGTLLVVGLLLNGVALWVFCCRMRTWTETRVYMTNLAVADVCLLCALPFMLRSLQQQSAEDTLFCQLSQGIYLANRYMSISLITAIAVDRYVAVRHPLRARRLRSPRQAAAVCAVLWLLVGSSLVARWALGVQEGGFCFGRSTRLSSSSVIISLLGFYLPLAVLAFCSLQVVTGLARRPAADAGQQEATHKAACMVWANLAVFVVCFLPMHVVLTVRLAAGWQSCDIRPIFIASRLSDANCCLDAICYYFMAREFQEASPLPALPSAKAHRSQDSGCVTLASEASSWGPRTCQDRL
- the GPR35 gene encoding G-protein coupled receptor 35 isoform X1; translation: MPPHSPLLLCASKRSSEAGCLALSLVRAACTPLPSPKVPGQPQVTAGAEAGGPSPTHLLSSARPPTRRRAGPARSGPPACFPAPAQPLPAQASPTRPDAGGPRGHRRQLDSRGQAGAPQRICCSRRATSRSPPGPSGRRSTLGARAGVGQDQGGTDPWAHCPPHPQLSDAAAPPTMEKLRFVYCPQPMKQCNLSGDPWPQVVAHIFYAYLGTLLVVGLLLNGVALWVFCCRMRTWTETRVYMTNLAVADVCLLCALPFMLRSLQQQSAEDTLFCQLSQGIYLANRYMSISLITAIAVDRYVAVRHPLRARRLRSPRQAAAVCAVLWLLVGSSLVARWALGVQEGGFCFGRSTRLSSSSVIISLLGFYLPLAVLAFCSLQVVTGLARRPAADAGQQEATHKAACMVWANLAVFVVCFLPMHVVLTVRLAAGWQSCDIRPIFIASRLSDANCCLDAICYYFMAREFQEASPLPALPSAKAHRSQDSGCVTLASEASSWGPRTCQDRL
- the GPR35 gene encoding G-protein coupled receptor 35 isoform X2, translating into MPPHSPLLLCASKRSSEAGCLALSLVRAACTPLPSPKVPGQPQVTAGAEAGGPSPTHLLSSARPPTRRRAGPARSGPPACFPAPAQPLPAQASPTRPDAGGPRGHRRQLDSRGQAGAPQRICCSRRATSRSPPGPSGRRSTLGARAGVGQDQGGTDPWAHCPPHPQLSDAAAPPTMEKLSPQPMKQCNLSGDPWPQVVAHIFYAYLGTLLVVGLLLNGVALWVFCCRMRTWTETRVYMTNLAVADVCLLCALPFMLRSLQQQSAEDTLFCQLSQGIYLANRYMSISLITAIAVDRYVAVRHPLRARRLRSPRQAAAVCAVLWLLVGSSLVARWALGVQEGGFCFGRSTRLSSSSVIISLLGFYLPLAVLAFCSLQVVTGLARRPAADAGQQEATHKAACMVWANLAVFVVCFLPMHVVLTVRLAAGWQSCDIRPIFIASRLSDANCCLDAICYYFMAREFQEASPLPALPSAKAHRSQDSGCVTLASEASSWGPRTCQDRL